From Chengkuizengella sediminis, one genomic window encodes:
- a CDS encoding FeoA family protein, whose amino-acid sequence MKLTELKQGDKAIITDLSKVNHLVQQRLIDMGMIEGAQVVTKRSMPFGGPLFLESHGQNISIRRNEASRIRVEQL is encoded by the coding sequence TTGAAACTTACAGAACTCAAACAAGGTGATAAAGCTATCATAACGGACTTATCAAAAGTGAACCATCTTGTACAACAACGTTTAATCGATATGGGTATGATAGAAGGTGCCCAAGTAGTTACTAAACGTAGTATGCCTTTTGGCGGACCATTATTTCTTGAATCTCATGGTCAAAATATTAGTATTAGGCGTAACGAAGCTTCTCGGATTCGAGTGGAACAGTTATGA
- the feoB gene encoding ferrous iron transport protein B: MSEIALFGNPNTGKTSLFNHLTGSYEYVGNWTGVTVEKKVGLLRNKKHHLIDLPGIYSMKPLSSDEDVATLFLLNDKFSKILNIIDASQLERNLHLTIQLLEFGKPMIIGLNMIDVSNQRGIQINETKLSELLEVPIHPIIARNGKGCKELLNGLDSNTSNKIESFKIDYGRILENKIDELSKLLPSDLNISKRWLAIQYFEGNEQVKKYLQSFIPEIQLQELYLDTEKQLTTTESCGSLTKFIHYKRHQHIQKITSQILVKTKTSKLTLTDRIDTVVTNKVLGIPIFLVLMYITFMLTFDWLGFPLADILDGFISGSLTNWIMVLLGGIGASAFLESLVIDGIIAGVGGVLVFVPQIFILFFAISLLEDSGYMARVAMVMDKLMEKVGLNGKAFIPMIIGFGCNVPGVMAARTIEQPKERLLTTLLTPFMSCSARLPVYALFVGAFFAKYQAFVVLSLYVLGIIIALILARIFSSVLLKNETSVFIIELPPYRVPQIRTLFRSTWDKGKGFIRKAGTIIFGGSVLIWFLSYSGPSGFDVPMNESFLAMIGGIIAPLLAPLGFGTWQAGAGLLTGFLAKEVIISTMSIIYFVPEANLQAFMATQFTPLSAFSFMVFVLLYVPCLATVVVIQKELNSKKWMAFSVFISFFIAYVLSFLIYQGGKFIGL, encoded by the coding sequence ATGAGTGAAATAGCATTATTTGGGAATCCAAACACAGGAAAAACATCATTGTTTAATCATCTAACAGGATCATATGAATATGTTGGAAATTGGACTGGGGTTACAGTAGAAAAAAAGGTTGGTTTACTTAGAAACAAAAAGCACCATCTAATTGATCTGCCAGGTATTTATTCAATGAAGCCTCTTTCAAGTGATGAAGATGTTGCTACTTTATTTCTATTAAACGATAAATTCTCAAAAATATTAAATATCATTGATGCTTCTCAGTTAGAAAGAAACTTACATTTGACGATACAATTGCTAGAGTTCGGAAAACCAATGATCATCGGTTTAAATATGATAGATGTTTCAAATCAGCGTGGGATTCAGATAAATGAAACAAAACTATCAGAGTTACTTGAAGTCCCTATCCACCCTATTATCGCTCGTAATGGGAAAGGGTGTAAAGAATTACTTAACGGTCTTGATTCTAACACTAGTAATAAGATAGAATCTTTTAAAATAGATTATGGACGTATTCTTGAAAATAAAATAGATGAATTATCAAAATTATTGCCATCCGATTTAAATATCTCAAAACGCTGGTTGGCCATACAATATTTCGAAGGTAATGAACAGGTGAAAAAATATCTTCAATCATTCATTCCTGAAATTCAATTACAAGAACTATATTTGGACACTGAAAAACAATTGACTACAACAGAATCATGCGGTTCATTAACTAAATTCATTCATTATAAACGGCACCAACATATACAAAAAATCACTTCACAAATTCTAGTAAAAACAAAAACGTCTAAACTTACCTTAACGGATCGAATAGATACCGTTGTCACAAATAAAGTTTTAGGTATTCCAATATTTTTGGTCTTAATGTACATCACGTTTATGTTAACGTTTGATTGGCTAGGTTTTCCACTAGCAGATATTTTAGATGGATTTATATCTGGATCGTTAACAAACTGGATCATGGTTTTACTGGGCGGAATTGGAGCATCAGCATTTTTGGAATCCCTTGTTATAGATGGAATCATTGCGGGTGTCGGCGGGGTACTTGTTTTTGTTCCGCAAATTTTTATTTTATTTTTTGCTATTTCATTACTAGAAGATTCAGGTTATATGGCACGTGTCGCTATGGTTATGGATAAACTGATGGAAAAAGTGGGATTAAACGGAAAAGCCTTCATTCCCATGATTATTGGATTTGGTTGTAATGTGCCTGGTGTCATGGCTGCAAGAACAATTGAACAGCCAAAAGAACGCTTATTAACTACTCTATTAACCCCTTTTATGTCATGCTCTGCTAGATTACCAGTTTATGCTTTATTTGTAGGTGCTTTTTTTGCAAAATATCAAGCATTTGTCGTTTTATCCCTATATGTGCTAGGTATTATCATTGCACTTATTTTAGCTAGAATTTTTTCTTCTGTATTATTAAAGAATGAAACATCTGTTTTTATCATTGAATTGCCTCCCTATCGTGTACCTCAAATACGAACCTTGTTTAGAAGTACCTGGGATAAAGGGAAAGGGTTTATTCGAAAAGCAGGGACTATCATTTTTGGTGGATCTGTTCTCATATGGTTCCTGTCTTATTCTGGTCCATCTGGATTTGATGTTCCTATGAATGAAAGTTTTCTAGCCATGATAGGTGGAATCATTGCTCCACTTCTAGCTCCGCTAGGCTTTGGCACTTGGCAAGCAGGGGCAGGACTTCTAACAGGCTTTTTAGCAAAAGAAGTCATCATTTCAACGATGAGTATTATATATTTTGTACCTGAAGCGAACCTACAAGCCTTTATGGCGACACAATTCACCCCTCTTTCAGCATTTAGTTTTATGGTTTTTGTCTTATTATACGTGCCTTGTTTGGCTACTGTTGTTGTGATTCAAAAAGAATTAAACTCTAAAAAATGGATGGCTTTTTCAGTCTTCATTAGCTTTTTCATTGCGTATGTTTTAAGCTTTTTGATTTATCAAGGTGGGAAATTCATAGGATTGTGA
- a CDS encoding nitrate/nitrite transporter: MSIKNFFKTGHTPTLFASFLYFDISFMIWVILGPTGTFIVEDLGLTDFQKGMMVGIPVLGGALLRIPMGLLADRFGGKRMGMIGMILTMIPLFWGWLLADNLPQIYALGFLLGIAGASFAVALPLASRWYPKEHQGLAMGIAGAGNSGTVLATLFGPRIAEAYGWHSVFGIALIPLIIAFIVFIVFAKENTDAVRPTKMSEYKQVIKHKNTWLFSFFYSLSFGGFVGLTSYLTIFFYDQYGVSKVTAGDFVTICVFAGSFVRPIGGLLADKYGGLRLLIFLFSGAMITLFIVGMLLPLYISFTMLFLTLVFLGTANGALFQVIPVQFPKEVGLVTGFVGAAGGVGGFFLPNILGSFKEWTGTYAYGFWWVSATILISILFMIYMQKSIQSIISKPKQ; the protein is encoded by the coding sequence TTGAGCATTAAGAACTTTTTTAAAACGGGGCATACCCCAACCCTTTTTGCTTCCTTTTTGTATTTCGACATTAGTTTTATGATCTGGGTTATTCTAGGACCAACTGGTACATTTATTGTTGAAGATTTGGGTTTGACTGATTTTCAAAAGGGCATGATGGTTGGAATCCCCGTTTTAGGCGGTGCATTATTACGTATACCCATGGGATTGTTAGCAGACCGATTTGGTGGGAAACGCATGGGAATGATAGGCATGATCTTAACGATGATCCCACTTTTTTGGGGATGGTTACTTGCAGACAATTTACCGCAAATTTATGCTCTAGGTTTTCTTTTAGGAATTGCTGGTGCTAGCTTTGCTGTGGCACTTCCTTTAGCAAGTCGATGGTACCCAAAAGAACATCAAGGTTTAGCCATGGGAATAGCTGGAGCTGGGAATAGTGGTACAGTACTAGCTACGTTATTTGGTCCTCGTATTGCAGAAGCTTATGGTTGGCATAGTGTATTTGGCATTGCGCTTATACCACTAATTATTGCGTTCATTGTCTTCATAGTGTTCGCAAAAGAAAACACAGATGCTGTGAGACCGACAAAAATGTCAGAATATAAACAAGTTATTAAACATAAAAACACATGGTTATTCAGCTTCTTTTATAGTTTATCTTTTGGGGGATTTGTTGGTTTAACGAGTTATTTAACGATCTTTTTTTATGATCAATATGGAGTAAGTAAAGTCACAGCAGGTGATTTTGTTACCATATGTGTATTTGCAGGCAGTTTTGTTCGTCCTATTGGCGGCTTATTAGCAGATAAATATGGTGGTTTGCGACTGCTTATATTTTTATTTAGTGGTGCAATGATCACTTTATTCATTGTAGGTATGTTACTACCTTTATATATTTCTTTTACGATGTTATTTTTAACTTTAGTTTTTCTAGGAACAGCAAACGGTGCATTATTCCAAGTTATTCCTGTTCAATTCCCCAAAGAAGTTGGACTTGTCACTGGTTTTGTTGGTGCTGCTGGAGGAGTAGGTGGCTTCTTCCTTCCTAACATTCTAGGAAGTTTTAAAGAATGGACTGGTACGTATGCTTATGGATTTTGGTGGGTCTCAGCTACAATTTTGATCTCAATTTTATTTATGATTTATATGCAAAAATCTATACAAAGCATAATATCAAAACCTAAACAGTGA
- a CDS encoding nitrate reductase subunit alpha, with translation MSKKISPLMKKLSFFGRSQKLNEYSELSPNDRESEKVYRRRWQHDKVVRSTHGVNCTGSCSWKIHVKDGIITWETQQTDYPTTGPDMPEYEPRGCPRGASFSWYTYSPLRVRYPYIRGALLQLWRAALEKEKNPVAAWKSIVENPEKAMAYKTARGKGGLVRASWDEVNTIISASLIHTIEKYGPDRILGFSPIPAMSMVSYAAGSRFLSLLGSPLLSFYDWYADLPPASPQIWGEQTDVPESSDWYNAGYLLVWGSNLPQTRTPDSHFMVEARYRGAKVVAVSPDYAEFVKFADNWLAVNPGMDGALAMAMTHVILKEFYVDNETEYFKQYVKKYTDLPYLIKLKKQDGQFIADRFLRASDLGMPMNKAEWKTVVFDEKTNVLAVPNGSIGHRWEGKGTWNLHLNDEEQNLNEIEPCLSLLGKEDKIVNLSVPYFDEENKSILNRSVPVKTIQQKDETIYVTTVFDLLLANTGVDRNLPGDYPKDYDDPKPFTPAWQEAITGVDRKVVAQIAREFAQNAIDTKGRSMIVMGSGINHWYHSDTIYRTVLNLVLLTGSQGVNGGGWAHYVGQEKVRPLEGWQSVAFARDWGGPPRMQNGTSFFYFATEQWRYEEAPVSELTSPLIKQPRYQHNADYNILAARLGWLPSYPQFDRNSLDLVEEAGTKSKEQVIQYVVDQLKEGKLKFAIENPENPANFPKTMFVWRANLLGSSAKGHEYFLKYLLGTHHGNLSEENSDLRTSEVHWDEKSPQGKLDLLVNIDFRMTGTGLYSDIVLPAATWYEKYDISSTDMHPFVHPFNPAIAAPWETRSDWDTFKKLAKTFSELASKYLNEPKTDVVATPLLHDTPDEISQPFGQIPDWKKDNVEPIPGVNLPRLHIVERDYPAVYKKMIALGSKIKDAIGAKGISWDAKEEYEKLKGINGTVDEDEYNEDYPSLYTDKNVAETILTLSSTTNGSLAMKAWEALEKKTNLKLQDLAQERAEEHMSFSEITAQPRKVITSPVFSGTETGNRRYSPFTTNVERMIPWRTLTGRQSFYLDHEMMIEFGEELPIFKPPLRKAAFYDTDHRPNTIGKEITLRYLTPHFKWSYHSTYGDTLPMLTLFRGGPHVWMNNEDAEQVGIKDNEWLEMYNRNGVVVARSVVSHRLPRGVAFMYHVQDRTINVPGSPTTKLRGGTFNSPTKIHVKPTQMIGGYAQLSYGFNYYGPTGNQRDEKVIIRKLKESEVDWLEN, from the coding sequence ATGAGTAAAAAAATATCTCCTCTCATGAAAAAACTAAGTTTTTTTGGTCGCTCTCAAAAACTTAACGAATATAGCGAACTTTCCCCCAATGATCGAGAATCAGAAAAAGTATATCGAAGACGTTGGCAGCATGATAAAGTTGTCCGTTCCACTCATGGTGTTAATTGCACAGGATCATGCAGTTGGAAAATCCATGTAAAGGATGGAATTATTACATGGGAAACGCAGCAAACTGATTATCCTACAACAGGTCCTGATATGCCAGAGTACGAACCAAGAGGATGTCCAAGAGGAGCTAGTTTTTCATGGTATACATACAGCCCTTTGCGAGTGCGTTATCCATATATTCGTGGTGCGCTGTTACAACTTTGGAGAGCAGCTTTAGAAAAAGAAAAGAACCCAGTTGCTGCTTGGAAAAGTATTGTCGAAAATCCTGAAAAGGCGATGGCATATAAAACAGCCAGAGGTAAAGGTGGATTAGTACGTGCTTCTTGGGATGAAGTCAACACGATCATATCTGCTTCGTTAATCCATACCATTGAGAAATATGGTCCGGATCGCATCCTAGGATTTTCTCCTATACCAGCCATGTCCATGGTTAGTTACGCCGCTGGAAGCCGTTTTTTATCTCTATTAGGTTCACCATTGTTAAGTTTTTACGATTGGTACGCAGACCTTCCCCCCGCTTCTCCACAAATTTGGGGTGAACAAACCGATGTACCTGAAAGTTCTGATTGGTATAATGCTGGGTATTTATTAGTATGGGGATCAAATTTACCTCAAACCAGAACACCTGATTCACACTTTATGGTAGAAGCGCGTTATCGGGGAGCGAAGGTCGTTGCTGTGAGTCCTGATTATGCGGAGTTTGTTAAATTTGCTGATAACTGGTTAGCTGTGAATCCTGGTATGGACGGAGCACTAGCAATGGCAATGACCCATGTCATTTTGAAAGAGTTTTATGTAGACAATGAAACCGAATATTTTAAGCAATATGTTAAAAAATATACTGATTTACCATACTTGATTAAATTAAAGAAACAGGATGGACAGTTTATTGCCGATCGTTTTTTAAGAGCTAGCGATTTGGGTATGCCTATGAATAAAGCAGAGTGGAAAACGGTAGTTTTTGATGAAAAAACGAATGTGCTAGCTGTACCCAATGGAAGCATTGGACACCGATGGGAAGGAAAAGGAACTTGGAACCTTCATTTAAATGATGAGGAACAAAACTTAAATGAAATTGAACCTTGCCTATCATTGCTTGGAAAAGAAGACAAAATTGTAAATCTGTCTGTTCCATATTTTGATGAAGAAAATAAATCCATATTAAACCGATCCGTACCTGTTAAAACCATTCAACAAAAAGATGAAACCATCTATGTAACTACCGTTTTTGATTTATTACTGGCTAATACGGGTGTAGACCGCAATTTACCTGGGGATTATCCAAAAGATTATGATGATCCAAAACCATTCACCCCTGCTTGGCAAGAAGCAATTACAGGTGTAGATCGGAAGGTAGTCGCTCAAATTGCAAGAGAATTTGCGCAAAATGCGATAGATACAAAGGGTCGCTCAATGATTGTGATGGGATCAGGAATTAATCACTGGTATCACTCTGACACGATTTACCGTACGGTATTAAACCTTGTTCTTTTAACTGGATCACAAGGAGTAAATGGTGGAGGATGGGCTCATTATGTTGGACAGGAAAAAGTACGTCCATTAGAAGGTTGGCAATCCGTCGCTTTTGCTAGAGATTGGGGCGGTCCACCCCGTATGCAAAATGGAACCTCTTTCTTCTATTTTGCAACGGAACAATGGAGATATGAAGAAGCACCTGTTAGTGAGTTAACATCACCATTGATTAAACAGCCTCGTTACCAGCATAATGCTGATTATAATATATTGGCGGCACGATTAGGGTGGCTCCCTTCCTATCCACAGTTTGATCGAAATAGCTTGGATTTGGTTGAAGAAGCTGGGACCAAATCTAAAGAACAGGTCATTCAATATGTCGTCGATCAACTAAAAGAAGGAAAGTTAAAATTCGCTATTGAAAATCCCGAAAATCCTGCTAATTTTCCAAAAACGATGTTTGTGTGGAGAGCTAATCTACTCGGAAGCTCTGCAAAAGGTCACGAATATTTCCTTAAATATTTGTTAGGAACACATCATGGTAATTTAAGTGAGGAGAATTCAGATCTACGCACAAGTGAAGTCCACTGGGATGAAAAGTCTCCACAAGGTAAGTTAGACCTGTTAGTGAATATTGATTTCCGAATGACAGGCACAGGATTATACTCGGATATCGTTTTACCTGCTGCAACATGGTATGAAAAATACGATATTAGCAGTACAGACATGCATCCATTTGTTCACCCATTTAATCCTGCCATTGCAGCACCATGGGAAACTCGATCAGATTGGGATACTTTTAAAAAATTAGCTAAAACATTCTCAGAGTTAGCATCAAAATACTTAAATGAACCAAAAACAGATGTCGTAGCTACACCTTTATTACACGATACACCTGATGAGATCTCACAACCATTCGGTCAGATTCCCGATTGGAAAAAAGACAATGTAGAGCCGATTCCTGGTGTGAATTTACCTAGACTCCATATTGTAGAGAGAGATTATCCAGCTGTGTACAAAAAGATGATTGCACTTGGTTCTAAAATCAAAGATGCGATCGGAGCTAAAGGCATCAGCTGGGATGCGAAGGAAGAGTACGAAAAATTAAAAGGCATTAATGGAACTGTGGATGAGGATGAGTATAACGAAGATTACCCTAGTCTTTATACTGATAAAAATGTAGCGGAAACCATTTTAACTTTATCCAGTACAACAAACGGCTCACTAGCAATGAAAGCCTGGGAAGCTCTTGAAAAGAAAACAAACTTAAAACTACAGGATTTAGCACAAGAAAGAGCGGAAGAACATATGTCTTTTAGCGAAATTACTGCTCAGCCAAGAAAAGTCATTACTTCTCCTGTTTTTAGCGGAACAGAAACAGGAAATAGACGTTACTCCCCTTTCACAACGAATGTTGAACGAATGATTCCTTGGCGTACATTAACAGGACGACAAAGTTTTTATTTAGATCATGAAATGATGATTGAATTCGGTGAGGAGTTACCCATATTTAAACCTCCATTACGAAAAGCTGCATTTTATGATACGGATCATCGTCCAAACACAATTGGAAAAGAAATCACCTTACGTTATTTGACACCTCATTTCAAATGGTCGTATCACAGTACATATGGAGATACATTACCTATGCTTACGTTATTTAGAGGCGGACCTCATGTATGGATGAATAATGAAGATGCTGAACAAGTGGGCATTAAAGATAACGAATGGTTAGAGATGTACAATCGCAACGGGGTTGTTGTTGCTCGTTCCGTTGTCAGTCATCGACTGCCTAGAGGTGTGGCTTTTATGTACCATGTACAAGATCGCACCATCAATGTGCCAGGTTCTCCAACAACCAAACTACGTGGGGGTACTTTTAATAGTCCAACAAAAATCCATGTAAAACCAACCCAAATGATCGGAGGATACGCACAATTAAGTTATGGATTTAATTATTATGGTCCTACTGGAAATCAACGGGATGAGAAGGTCATTATACGTAAACTGAAAGAAAGTGAGGTAGACTGGCTTGAAAATTAA
- a CDS encoding undecaprenyl-diphosphatase, with protein MDNKISRNIKTGCYSLTDVLMILISNKVRYVFIFLLGFMWFRNNSDKKMVKNAVKSLTVALLINSLIKLFYYKPRPFMKRRVRILIPSKMDSSFPSKHTLLVFAISTTVILCKRLLGLIMLGLSVLTGISRIWVGHHYPSDIIGSAIIGSLIGIVIEKMSRFFNFFYR; from the coding sequence ATGGATAATAAAATATCTAGGAATATAAAAACAGGGTGTTATTCTCTAACGGATGTTCTGATGATACTAATTTCAAATAAGGTTCGTTATGTGTTTATTTTTCTTTTAGGTTTCATGTGGTTTCGAAACAATTCCGATAAAAAAATGGTTAAAAATGCTGTGAAATCTTTAACAGTTGCTTTATTGATTAATTCTTTAATAAAATTATTTTATTATAAACCGCGACCGTTTATGAAACGTCGTGTTCGTATACTTATTCCCTCAAAGATGGATTCTTCATTTCCTAGTAAACACACCTTACTTGTGTTTGCCATATCTACTACCGTTATTCTTTGCAAACGTCTCCTTGGATTAATTATGTTAGGACTATCTGTGTTAACGGGAATATCACGGATTTGGGTAGGGCATCATTACCCTTCTGATATTATTGGGAGTGCTATTATAGGAAGCTTAATAGGTATCGTGATTGAAAAAATGTCACGTTTCTTTAATTTTTTCTATAGATAG
- a CDS encoding FeoB-associated Cys-rich membrane protein — protein sequence MFINYVFIALIFGYAGWTLFKFFKKSKKGKCASCELSKTCQIQCDEYEKKETPIYRKN from the coding sequence TTGTTTATAAATTACGTTTTCATAGCTCTTATTTTTGGCTATGCTGGGTGGACACTTTTTAAGTTTTTTAAAAAGAGCAAAAAAGGGAAATGCGCAAGCTGTGAGTTAAGCAAAACTTGCCAAATTCAATGCGATGAATATGAAAAAAAGGAGACTCCTATCTATAGAAAAAATTAA